The window gaggaggcggaggtccGAGCGGTGGCAGGAGGCGGCAGCGCCGGACACGGACGGCGCCCGGGAGAGCCGCCCCTTCATCCACTGCCCCCACCCCCCCTTCCCCGGGCCGCTCCCCTCCCCCTCCGGCCCCTCAGCCAGCGGCGCCAGGCTCCCAGACGCCGGCACCAGCAGCTCCGCCGGAAACCCCCGCGGCTGCTGCCGCTTCCACCGCGTCGGAAGCAGCAGGTCCGCCACCGGCGACGCGCCTCGCCGCGGGCTCTCCGACCTCGACCTCGACCGCGCAGGTGACAGCCCCCGCGCCACCTCCTCCCGCAGCGCCGAGAAGAACCCTTGCTTCTTCTCCATCCCCCTCCCTAAACGCAGACCACAAAGCTATGGGCTCGAACGTGAATCCTAAAAGGAAGTCGAAAACATGCACCGATTCGCTTACAAGTTTTCCAAACACGGAGAGGGAAGCCAGAGGCGAGGCGGGATTATAAATGCGATTATTCTTCTTCGAAGGatagaggagagagaaaaaaggAAGATTGCGAGCGTGCGACAGTGTGAGAGCGAAGgcgaaaagaaagaagagagcaAAGCTGGCGGgggtaaaaaagaaaaagcatatttaaaggaaaaaaagataaaggtaaataatatcaataataacCCAAAAAGAAGCGGCGGTTGCCAACCAATGGTCAAGGAGAGCGCATCGAAGTCCGATCACTCTCGGTGCCCTCACCTTCGACTCGGTCTTGCGATCCTTTGCCTCGTTAGGGAATTCTGAGGTCGTATGAGGCGAGCGGTGAGACGATGACGCCGACGACGACGATCACGTGACGTGCAGGCGGTCTCCTCGCTTCGTTTAATTAAGCCTTATCTATTTAGGACTATCTAAAATATTATTCATGCTGCTgctggttcttcttcttcttcttcttcttttccttgcaCTGTTTCTGCACCAAAAAGAAGCAGAACGTGGAACTCTGCAGCAGACGACAACGATGTTTCTGCCACCCATTCACGTAGGGCCTCGCGATTCGCGTGAGCCCGACATCTACACTGGCGGTCCGATCACGATCCAACGGATGACAACGTGGATTGCCTCATGCAGTAGATGGCTCGACCGAACTGGTCTCCTCACGTCACGTCCCCATCGCGCCATTGATTATTCCATGTGACGAGGTCTCGATCGCCAATCGGTAGTCAATTCATCGGAACAGGGCGTGGCCTCATTAGGTGGACggacgtcgtcgtcgtcttcaCCACTTGGAAATCGAGTTATTACTCGGAGGATTAGGTGGTTCCATGTGCTGTCTCACACCGCGACGAGCCAACCCTCTTCGACCCATTTATTGGTGGACTATGGAGGACTCGTGTTTCCCTGCGAACGGTGGCGATGGGCGTACGTGAGTTTGGCGAGTGTATGTGCGTGCAATCTTCTCAGTTAGCGTCAGATGGATGCACTACGTATGGGGCGTTTTCAACTTGTAGACGTTGTACTGCTTTGATGCCCTTTTAGAGGAAGGGGTTTTACATTTACGGAGTGAGGCGATGAGGACAGGAAAAGGGGACCAAATGACAAGCTTCGGAAGAGTTGAAGGCTGAGAACCTTTCCTTCTCGAGGTGGCCTCACCCCCGATATTTGAGATTGGGAATGAGGAAGACAATTTAATCCAGAATAGGTTATGGACCATTTGGATTCCAtggttgatattattttttattttccaaaAATAAGCGATGATGGTGAAATTGGAGTTCAGGATCTTACCATAATGTATTAAGTCTTTTTTTCTTAGATAAACTAGTCGAcgtctttaaatatatatatctgATATGATTTTGAACCCTCAACCTTTGATGAATGGATTTCATACATCACCATCAGACCAATATTTAAGGTCTCAATCTATATTTTCCGATATAGTTTACATGAAAAaagaataatgataataataatttccaaaatataaatttatattcaaaaATTAGAAGGAAAAGAACTATATATCTGTTTAAATTAGATCAAGATTCAGAATTGTATGGTGATGAGTAGGGAAAATGGTGACACACTGAaccgagattataaatttaattcaCGGATATGGTAACCTAATTAGATAGTACAGAAAATACTAGCATGGAAAGATCCTCTCTCTAATTTTCATTGATGGGGAGAATAAAACATCTGCCTAATCAGGCAAGTTTGCATATTTCTTGTGGTCATTCAGCAAGTTGATAACGATCTGAGATCAAAGCTACATGTCATTTAAGCAAGTTTGACAATGTGCCAAAGGGTAGGCCTAATCAATCCCTGCAGCTTGTTCTTCAAGGCAGGCATCCAATCAAAAAAAGAGAAGCTTGTGATTTAGGTAGCATGTCTAATCTGACCACAATGGGACCAGTTTGATCTTTAGACCATACTGCTTTCTACAATATGAATACAGCGCAGATGCTGAGTTTTCCTCTTCTTTTGTGCTTTTGTGATCCATGTTGTCAACCTGAAAAagtacctttttctttttttgattgcCTTTATCTGAAGATGCTTGGTGACAAAGCTTGATTGCTGTTCTTTGACATCTCCTGTTTCCAGACTTCTTTGGCTTGGTTTCAGATAAATGCAGCCTAACAAGTACTGAATCATATCCAATCGTCCAACCATTCAGCTGGATACTGTGATTGTTGCCTCGTTAATTTATTCTAAGGATCAACATGAACAGTGTGCTAATGAACTGAAATCCTGAATCCACCATCTGCTGTTGCTCATGAAAGGAAGTTTGGCATTCATTCATCCGACTTCTACATGGACATGATTTATGTATGAATGAGCACAGAGTAGACTCTTGTCAAAAGTATGTTCAGAGAAAAAAGTGCCGCATTGGCTTTTGTTTTGGGGGCCAACAAATCAATAATGGGCGCCTTTAGAAAACATAGCTGTCCCCAATGCTGTTCATATAGATAGTGTCCGAAAGGTAGTTGAAGTATCTCGCCATGGATTGCGGGAGAGGCTGTTGTGCTGCCTTGTCAacacacttcttcttcttcttcttccaccaatATCCTAATTTATTAGTAGTAGTTGTGTATCAGAAACTATAACTTATGACCTTAAATTTCCACACCAGAGTGGAAGATTACAGCTTGATGAACAAACTTTGAATGCTCGTCTCCTTTTTCTGATCCTATGTTTCACCAattcatatttataattaattgtcTTTGACCTGTGTTGtctttctctctttgttgctCCACTGCCTAACTTTTTGTGTGTTTCTTCTGCAAGAAAATTCAACGCAATCCTTATTAATTAGatctcaaaaataataaaaagcagTAAAGAATTTACATAGGAAAAATATCGATCTGAGGTAAAATATTACCATCTTTTGTCGATGAAGGAAGCTATAGCAATGATCGAGAATTGCTATTTTGTGGAGGCCATCTTTTTGcgtgatgaattaatgataacaaaGATGTTGTTGTTCTATTGATCCCAACTTGCCCACCAAAATAGCAACACTGATGATAATTACCATGGTAAAAAAGTTAGTACAGAAAAATCAAAGAAACAAAGATGGAAGGAGGGAAGAGAAGATGAGTATGCTTGTGGGTAGCAGCACCAAGGAATTTATGTAGCCTATTCTTTTAATTCTCTACTATATCTTATCCCACCAAAATGATTTCCATGTCCTtacaaacctaaaaatatttcatgCATCTTGATGTCCCTGTTTTGTGGAAgatttactaatataattttcaAAACTATATATCGTCATCCATGCATGTATGCATGCCTCCAAAAGGAAACAAATAATGAAGAGGTTCATGCATTCTGGTCCTCCCTTGTTCTTGGAAGCCAAGTCTACTTTCCAAAACTCAATTTTTCTATGCATGCTCAGATTCTATTTGGCCATACAGTTGTTAGAAATTGAATATTAATGATCAATCAAACCAGTCATAGAATTAACATATATCagatttaattttaattcaaCCCAAACTCAACTCAATATCTTGGTTCATTATTGTACTCCTCttcacttttatttttttcttttctatgttggaagggaaaaaaaaaactccacacacacacacacacacatatctgATACtttctatttatatttatttgcaCACAATCGAATTTGGAGTTAAAGAAGCTCAAAATTTTTAGGGACGTTCCTATCTTAACTCTAAATTTGGGCCATCTGAAAAAGGAAGCCTCGAGAATTAGCTCTTCGATGCTTGTTGGGCTATTTGATTGAGGAACGCATGGAGACACCATCACATATAATTCGGATAATTGATTGAGCAACGAATAAGGTAACCCTATTTGATCGGGCAACGCGCAATAAATAGTGGTTAATAAGTGCCTCTTTGTTGTCTTttgatcttcttcctcctctcaccATTGTTTTCTTCTTATGTAAGAAAATTCAGTAAATTCCTTTTTAGTTGTCCAAAATAACAAAAAGCGAaagaacttatatatatatatatatatatatatatatatatatatatatatatatatatatatatatatatatatatgaatgcgcACGCACACATGAATTTTTGAAAAGGTTTCTAAGTTTCACAATTACTCAAATAGAGTCTCAGAAAAATTTTTCATAACACATCATTGGACTAATTTATccctaataaattttaaaaatatgtatTTCATTGGACTTCCCATCGCCTTCACCCTATACTACTGTACATAATTCTCTTGCAAGGGCTTGTTACTTACTAATCCTCACACGAGGGAGGACTATCATCGCTTGCAACCCTGGTAATACTGTGGCTGATCACTCTCATTTGCGATTTCCATTGAAAGATTAGGTTAATTACATAGTCACAAAGAGAACAAATCACAAAGGATCAGTAAATTGAATGACACAAAATTCTTCacttgtcctctctctctctctctattgttcATATTTCCTCCCTTCTTTTAACTTTATCTCTCTCCATAATTTTTATGTTTTCCTCTGCAAGAAAAATCAGTTTGATCCTTTTTTCAGTTccccaaaatctaaaaaaaaaaaggaaagaaactgcatatgaaaaataatattattctaaGGTAAAACATTACCACCTACTAGAAGGAGCTACAGGAATATTCTGAGTGGACAAACTCGCTGAAGTCCATGGCTTACGATGCCTACTTGGCCTCTTTTGATCCCAACTCGTCCACCAAAATAGTATGATTCATGATGATCGCCATGACCAATAAGTTACTATGCAAAAATTCGAAAAATCAAAGGTGATAATTTGTTGAGGAATCCGTTTGATTCTCCACGTTAATCGATTACGAGTGGGACGAATCTTATCCTCGTAAATTCATCGACGAAGGATATAATTTCCAAAAGATTCACATCGAGATGTAATTTCCGAAACTTTCTATTATCATGCATCCATTTATGGGTGTTTTTGAGGTCTTTCTTTCATCTCTCTTTCCCATGCACGCATACATTCGTGGATTCTACGTGGCTCTAATCTTCATCCTCCAGATCTAAGCAAAAACAAAGAATTATGGTTTCTTTAGAGGCCTTGTACCGATGCAGATGCAGGATGTAGACAATCAAAGTTTTCCTTCACTGTGGGCTATTCTCGTCGGTCTGGCATGGCCAAGTTGACCCATCATTCCATTTGATTTGCCCATTGGAATTAACAATCGGATGATGAGTTTGGTTTTGGATTAGGTGGTGTATTCGATTCGAGTCGATTCAGACAATCCAAACATGGATGGATATGATGATCCAATCCGACCACTCCATCTCCATCGAGATGAGTGGCATGAGGTTGTTAGCAACATGATCTTAGGATTCCAAGCGCGCAGACCGATTCTTCTGGATGTGGAAGCAGAATGTTGCAGGGTCCCTCAGGAGACTCCCTCTTTAATGACTGCACGCACCATCACGCCCACCTCGACTGGCCAATACCCTCTTGGGAGTCCGAACATGGTAGATTTCAAGGCAAGCAAACCCCATTCACGTGCCTCCCTCCTATCGACGACATGCAGCAAAGCTCCCACCGACGCAGCAATGAATGAGCACAACTCCATGGGGCCATCCCAAGCTAAAAGGAAGTCCTACCCCGCTCTCCATGGAGGTATGGCATCCCTCCACCTGTCCCCATATTCGCCATTAGTGTACTCCCCCTTACTGGATGCCAGCCCAAAAGGTCCTGCCGTCTTCATTACTGATGCTTCTCATGCTTCACCCACCTGCAACCTCTCCCCTTTACTACCCTTGTATAAGTAGCCAGCCAAGCCTCTTCTGGAAGTCCCTGCATCGCTTCGACCACATACCACCGTGTGAGCATTCCGTAGCCTGGTCCAGATATGAAGCCTCTCCACGCCATCGTAGCTCTTCTGCTCATCCTCTTCACCTCTTCCTATCTGCAAGCCACCATGGCAGGCTCAGGTAGATATAATCAAACACAAGTCTTCTGTGTCACCATTTCTCATGCATGGATTTTTGATCGTTTCATGTCGTTGTTTTGGGTTTCAGCGTTCTGCGGGTCCAAGTGCAAGGTGAGGTGCTCCAAGGCGAGCGTTAAGGACCGATGCCTCAAGTACTGCGGGCTGTGCTGCGAGCAGTGCCGGTGCGTGCCGTCGGGGACCTACGGGCACAAGGACGAGTGCCCCTGTTACAGGGACAAGTACACCGGCAGCGGGAAGAGGAGGAGACCCAAATGCCCCTGATCGAACACCTTGAGGTCATCCGGCGTCGAATGGTGTGTGTTTTATAGCGTATATGAATGAGAGTGGGGGTCGCATGTATCGACATGATTATGGGCGGTGGTGAAAATAAATGTTGTGCTACTCGGTTTACTACTATGtttgatgggagagagagagagagagagagagagagagagagggagtggcGTTGGATCTTTGGAGATTTTGGGTGAAAAAGTAGATTTGGGctaaatatttcatatatatattctGCCTACTTTGATGCACCATTTTTTTGCGTGTGAGATTAATTCGATTCCAACTCGATGTACTAACTATAATAGACGAACGTGCGCTGCACGTGATTGCCTTTTTTATTGTGAAAAGAGAGTTAAAGTCGGTTTCATAAGAAAATGAAGAATAAAAAGATGGgatttttctttctgtttttagAAAAGGGGgatttttctttctgtttttagagagagagagagagagagagagagaggtgtttcTGTTCCAACCTTTTGTGAAGCATGTATTGGGCAAGACTGTAGCTAAAGCAAGAATGGTTCTGTGCAAAATGGATTGATGATTTGAACTCTGACTGCTATGTATTCGTgaaaagataatattctcattagAAATGCCTACAATTTTCagtgatataaaattaaatataaaaattatttaaaaaaaaaaaaatcgaagtCTCATCCAATATATTTTTCGAAAGATTTATCCTGAGTTCAAATATTATCTTCGTCACCTAAAGAATTATATGAAATATTATATGAAATGCAAACTGCTTCTAATCTTGATAGGCCTAAAAAGGTTGAAGCTTAGTGAAACAGAAACCAGAAAAAGACCACGAAGAAAGCCATTCATTGTACTACGCGCAAGTCATGTGAACTTTTACCTGTTGGGAACTTGAAAAGGAAGCATAGGAGTACAAAGCTCATGTGGCATTACTCTGGTTGTGCACCCACTTGCCTTGGCCAAGAAGCATGTAAAAAAAGGTTGAACAGTAACCAAGCTTGCTTCGCTTTAGCAACGACAGCTGGTTACCAGAGAGGCCATTCGTGTTATGCCATGACCATGACCATGACCGACCGACCATGGTGATGTCAGGAATAACTTTGCAGATCCTACATAGGTAgatgcatggcattaatactccacAATAAACCTGCTTTTACTGAATGACTTGGGCAAGTGGCAATGAGATCGATAAGAACTGAAAGAAGACGACGAAGAATAAGATCAACAAGAAATGAAGCAAGATGGATAAGGTTGCAACAATCTGAAGAAAAATAAGTGCCTGGAAACTGATCTCGAGTGAACAACACATTCATGGAAGTGAAACGAAAATTTGGAAGAACGCAAGTACTTCGGGAAAACCTTCGAGAAATCGAATCTATACTACATGGACTAACGTCCTCAGAATGCCATGAAAACCTGACCTTTTCGGTCCAAAGCTATAGGATAATTCCAGATGAATGGATGAGTGGAGGCACATAATTAAGAGTCCATGCTTCATAATGCaaacttatgaattgtggatgagTGGTACCTTATGGTACAATAAGATGACTTGACCAAGACGTAGACCATCATACAGAATTGCTTTCGCACAACAGAAATGTAAATTGACCGAAAAAAGACGCAGCCCATCATACAGAATTGCCTTTGCACAACAAGAAATGATAGTTGAATCATTTCAAGGACCGAAAAATTGATGCTATCTTCCTTGCTCCGGGAAACAAATTATAAGGGAAATGCTTAAACATATGGGAAAATTATCGCGCATCCTCTACAGCAACTTTTCAGCAATCTGGATAGCATTTAGAGCTGCCCCTTTACGTATCTGATCACCACACACAAATATGTCCAACCTGTTGTGAAACTTCAGTTAGTACATGGTAATTGATAACACTAGTAGTATTACCAGTATTCTTTTGTCAATGTCAATGATAACAATGGCAGCGGCAACCATATGGGTTTTAAGGAGCTTATTACCCTAGGTTGCCATCTTGAGATAGATCCTGTCGTATGCGTCCCACAGCCACATCATCTTTATTTGACACCTGCGGACAGGAGGTCTCCTCTCTGATTAAAATTCATCAAGATTTCGATTGAAACGTGAAAGATAATGCATCCTGACATTTGGGTGACTTGAATCAAGTCGCTTTAGTTTATGTGGTGTCTCTCTGTTATCACACAATAGTATAGGAGAAGTGATCAGAAGTACATGCAATTTTCTATTATGACATCAAGCAAAAATCCAAGAGCATAAGtgattggaactttatagggttcTGTCACACATAGTAAATGATATAAGAAGGAAAAAACTAACATCCAAGGGCGTAGGAAAGTGATTGGATTCCCGGTCATCGATAACTGCCACACCAGCAGCTCCCTCCAGAATGCACCTAGCAGTATCCTATATATTCAACAtacaaaaatatttgaaaattcagtgaGACTAAGAATCAGTTTTAGTTGAATTCCACTCGGTTAGTGGAGAAGTAGGATAACATTCATAATAAGCAGCAGAATAACTCGAACACTGAATATGTGAGCTAGGAGCTCTGTATGATAAAGGAAGACAAACGTTGAAATAACCTTAATGATTACTAGCTCCTTAAGAATGACTTGACAAGTCACACACCTCACATGGGCATTTCAAATTACATAAACAGGCATTACAAAATATAGAAAAACCAGCTAATTTCCTTGGGGAATTGAATTAAAACCCAACCAAGTAAATCACAAACTCAGAAGAAAAGTTGATTAATCTTTGTTTCCTTAAACAATTAAGAGCAAAGTGATAAGAACTGCCATTATCTAACAAGGCACTTTGTTTGAAATTTACATGACAAGAGTTAGCTTCAAATGCTTATGCCTTTGCTAAAAAAAATGCTTATTTCTGTACATATACATGTACTAGTTGTGGATATATATACTAATATTGAAGATATACCTAAACATATCTATTCCAATCAGAATAGTGACAATGATTCATGAAGTGAACATATTAAGTTAAACAGCTCTGAAATGTACTAAAAATGTCTGAAGGGTGACACACCATAGTAGTGATTACCCCGTATGTAACTTTGCACTCGGATTTAAACAA of the Musa acuminata AAA Group cultivar baxijiao chromosome BXJ2-10, Cavendish_Baxijiao_AAA, whole genome shotgun sequence genome contains:
- the LOC135624151 gene encoding peamaclein-like, whose product is MKPLHAIVALLLILFTSSYLQATMAGSAFCGSKCKVRCSKASVKDRCLKYCGLCCEQCRCVPSGTYGHKDECPCYRDKYTGSGKRRRPKCP